One region of Flavobacterium pisciphilum genomic DNA includes:
- a CDS encoding type B 50S ribosomal protein L31: MKKGIHPENYRLVAFKDMSNEEVFVTKSTADTKETITVDGVEYPLVKMEISRTSHPFYTGKSKLIDTAGRIDKFKTKYAKHAK; the protein is encoded by the coding sequence ATGAAAAAAGGAATTCACCCAGAAAATTACAGATTAGTTGCTTTCAAAGACATGTCAAATGAAGAAGTTTTTGTTACTAAATCTACTGCAGATACAAAAGAAACAATAACAGTTGATGGAGTTGAATACCCACTTGTAAAAATGGAGATCTCTAGAACATCTCACCCTTTTTACACAGGTAAATCTAAACTTATCGATACTGCAGGACGTATTGATAAATTCAAAACTAAATACGCTAAACACGCTAAATAA
- a CDS encoding glycosyltransferase family 2 protein has product MNLSILIPLLNEEESLTELYTWIIKVMKSNNYSYEIIFVDDGSTDNSWNIIEGFSNENPNVKGIRFMKNFGKSQALHAGFAKANGDVIITMDADLQDSPEEIPGLFEMITNQKFDLVSGWKKKRYDSVVAKNLPSKLFNWAARKTSGVELNDFNCGLKAYKNTVVKNIEVSGEMHRYIPVLAKNAGFNKIGEKVVQHQARKYGETKFGMERFINGFLDLITIWFLSRFGKRPMHLFGAIGSLMFIIGFLLAGYIGVSKLYHMYMGMRYNLVTSNPWFFIALTTMILGTQLFLAGFLGEIILRTKNNEERYKIANQVNL; this is encoded by the coding sequence ATGAATTTATCTATACTTATACCGCTTCTTAACGAAGAGGAGTCACTTACGGAACTATACACATGGATCATTAAAGTGATGAAATCTAACAATTACTCATATGAAATCATTTTTGTAGATGATGGTAGTACAGATAATTCTTGGAACATTATTGAAGGTTTTTCTAACGAAAACCCAAATGTAAAAGGCATTCGATTCATGAAGAACTTTGGTAAATCGCAAGCTTTACATGCTGGTTTTGCCAAAGCTAATGGTGATGTTATTATCACCATGGATGCCGATTTACAAGATAGTCCAGAAGAGATTCCTGGATTATTTGAAATGATTACTAACCAGAAATTTGATTTGGTTTCGGGTTGGAAAAAGAAACGTTACGACTCTGTTGTAGCAAAAAACCTACCATCAAAATTATTCAATTGGGCTGCCAGAAAAACTTCGGGTGTTGAATTAAATGATTTTAATTGCGGATTAAAAGCTTATAAAAATACTGTTGTTAAAAACATTGAAGTTTCCGGCGAAATGCACCGATACATCCCTGTTTTAGCAAAAAATGCTGGTTTTAATAAAATCGGTGAAAAAGTAGTACAACATCAGGCACGTAAGTATGGCGAAACTAAATTTGGTATGGAACGTTTTATTAACGGATTCCTTGACCTTATTACAATTTGGTTCCTTTCAAGATTTGGAAAAAGACCTATGCACTTATTTGGCGCCATTGGCTCACTTATGTTCATAATTGGTTTTTTACTGGCTGGTTATATCGGAGTATCTAAATTATACCATATGTATATGGGAATGCGCTATAACTTGGTAACGAGTAACCCTTGGTTCTTTATCGCATTAACAACTATGATATTAGGAACTCAATTATTTCTTGCTGGTTTCTTGGGCGAAATTATTTTACGCACTAAAAACAACGAGGAACGCTATAAAATAGCCAATCAAGTTAATCTATAA
- a CDS encoding DUF4199 domain-containing protein, giving the protein MINEVIKKNGITYGIIIGVVLSLITAIMYSIDLKLFVSGWIGGITFVIFLAITITLLSKTKKDLKGIFTFKDAFTTYFVAILVGILISTFFNILLFNVIDPSAKDTLGELIRKYMAETLQKFGTPAATINETMVKMKESNPYATAELLKALVFSIVGYSILGLIMAAFFKSKTTYQE; this is encoded by the coding sequence ATGATTAATGAAGTTATAAAAAAGAATGGAATTACTTATGGTATAATAATAGGTGTTGTTTTATCCCTGATTACTGCAATTATGTATTCAATAGACCTAAAACTATTCGTTTCTGGTTGGATTGGAGGTATAACATTTGTTATTTTTCTAGCAATAACTATTACTTTATTATCAAAAACTAAAAAAGATTTAAAGGGCATTTTTACTTTTAAAGATGCATTTACAACATATTTCGTTGCCATCCTTGTTGGGATTCTAATTTCTACTTTTTTCAACATCCTTTTATTTAACGTTATTGACCCTAGTGCAAAAGACACTTTAGGTGAGTTAATCAGAAAATATATGGCTGAAACATTACAGAAATTTGGAACACCAGCAGCGACAATAAATGAAACAATGGTAAAAATGAAAGAAAGCAATCCTTATGCTACTGCTGAATTATTAAAAGCATTAGTTTTTAGTATTGTTGGTTATTCAATATTAGGATTAATTATGGCCGCCTTTTTTAAAAGCAAAACTACATATCAAGAATAA
- a CDS encoding TonB-dependent receptor has product MKKNLLFVALLLCVGFVSLAQNARVKGIILNESNFPVTDVNVSHSGNVTQSNSDGFFDISIPSNKKVILVFTHVSQKMMTITVTLKPNEIFVFNPVMNSYAEQMGEIVVMANKKRIQGITTVDQTTIKKIPGANAGIENILKTLPGVNSNNELSTQYAVRGGNYDENLVYVNEIEVYRPFLIRSGQQEGLSFTNTDLVQNVDFSAGGFQAKFGDKLSSVLDITYRKPTQFGASFEASLLGGSVAVDAVSKNKKWSAITGVRYRNNSMLVNSQDTQTNYRPSYTDIQTNINYFASAKWQWSFLGAISQNKYLYEPLTRETKFGTIDKPMALAVYYEGQERDKYDTYFGAIKSTYTISPDFTLKFIGSIFHTQEQEHYDILAQYRLGEVDSDGSVVLQEVNYTKGIGSQLNHARNDLDALIVNAELKGIYNWKENLLEWGVKYTRESIRDRVAEWEVIDSAGFSVNPPIVNLPKNNQPYEPYTGPLFPYQNVRAINFNTINRFSGYAQWSRKGNLGSSEVWYNAGVRFQDWKVSGGIVEGKNQFVISPRAQFAIKPDWDMDMVFRLSGGLYHQPPFYRELRDASGEVLPNTKAQQSVHVVLSNDYGFKMWNRPFKLVSELYYKTLSDVNVYTIDNVRIRYAADNNATAYAQGLDFRLNGEFVPGTESWFSFGYLKTEENYANKGYIARPTDQRLKFALLFQDYMPNIPSVKLYLNLVYNTGLPGGSPSYSDPYLYQNRLKDYRRADVGFSKVFIDNNRVAKSKLFKEFKELSLGFEIFNLFDNKNAITNTWVRDVYSKNQYAIPNYMTSRVFNIKLTARL; this is encoded by the coding sequence TTGAAGAAGAACCTACTATTTGTTGCCCTTTTATTGTGTGTTGGCTTTGTTTCACTTGCTCAAAATGCCCGAGTAAAAGGAATAATTCTTAATGAAAGCAATTTTCCAGTTACTGATGTAAATGTTTCTCACTCAGGAAATGTAACACAGTCTAATTCGGATGGTTTTTTTGATATTTCGATTCCATCTAATAAAAAAGTGATTCTTGTTTTTACTCACGTTTCGCAGAAAATGATGACGATTACAGTGACTTTAAAACCGAATGAAATATTCGTTTTTAATCCTGTTATGAATAGTTATGCCGAACAAATGGGAGAGATTGTTGTCATGGCAAATAAAAAAAGGATACAAGGAATCACTACCGTAGATCAAACCACTATAAAGAAAATTCCAGGTGCTAATGCTGGAATCGAAAATATTTTAAAAACTTTACCCGGAGTAAATTCTAATAACGAATTGAGTACGCAATACGCAGTTCGTGGCGGGAATTATGATGAGAATCTTGTTTATGTAAACGAGATCGAAGTGTATCGCCCGTTTTTAATTCGTTCGGGGCAACAAGAGGGATTGAGTTTTACAAATACCGATTTGGTTCAGAATGTTGATTTTTCAGCAGGAGGATTTCAAGCAAAATTTGGAGATAAATTATCGTCAGTATTAGATATTACATACCGAAAACCAACTCAGTTTGGAGCATCTTTCGAGGCTAGTTTACTAGGAGGAAGTGTTGCTGTTGATGCTGTTTCTAAAAACAAAAAATGGTCGGCAATTACAGGAGTTCGTTATCGAAACAATAGCATGCTTGTAAACAGTCAAGATACACAAACGAATTATAGACCTTCATATACAGATATTCAAACGAACATCAATTATTTCGCTTCAGCAAAATGGCAATGGAGTTTTCTAGGGGCTATTTCTCAAAATAAATATTTGTATGAGCCATTAACTCGAGAAACTAAATTTGGTACAATCGATAAGCCAATGGCGCTTGCAGTGTATTATGAAGGGCAAGAAAGAGATAAGTATGATACTTATTTTGGTGCGATAAAATCAACATACACTATTTCTCCAGATTTTACTTTAAAGTTCATAGGTTCTATATTTCATACACAAGAACAAGAGCATTATGATATTTTGGCACAATATCGTTTAGGAGAGGTAGATAGTGATGGTTCGGTAGTATTGCAAGAGGTGAATTATACTAAAGGAATTGGTTCGCAATTAAATCATGCACGAAATGATTTAGATGCTTTAATTGTAAATGCCGAATTAAAAGGGATTTATAATTGGAAAGAAAATCTTTTAGAATGGGGAGTGAAGTATACTCGCGAATCTATCCGTGACCGCGTAGCAGAGTGGGAGGTAATTGATTCAGCAGGTTTTTCGGTAAATCCACCAATTGTAAATTTGCCTAAAAATAATCAACCATACGAACCTTATACTGGTCCGCTTTTTCCTTATCAAAATGTAAGAGCGATAAATTTTAATACTATAAACCGATTTTCAGGTTATGCACAATGGAGCCGAAAAGGAAATTTAGGATCTAGCGAGGTTTGGTACAATGCTGGAGTTCGTTTTCAGGATTGGAAAGTGTCAGGAGGAATAGTTGAGGGTAAAAACCAGTTTGTAATTAGTCCGCGGGCGCAATTTGCTATAAAGCCAGATTGGGATATGGATATGGTTTTTAGGCTTTCGGGGGGATTGTATCATCAACCGCCTTTTTATAGGGAATTGCGTGATGCCAGTGGCGAAGTATTACCAAATACTAAAGCACAGCAATCGGTACATGTGGTTTTAAGTAATGATTATGGTTTTAAAATGTGGAATAGACCATTTAAACTTGTTTCAGAGCTGTATTATAAAACATTATCAGATGTAAACGTTTATACAATAGACAATGTTAGAATTCGATATGCTGCTGATAATAATGCAACAGCTTATGCACAAGGATTGGATTTTAGATTAAATGGGGAGTTTGTACCAGGAACTGAATCTTGGTTTAGCTTTGGATATTTAAAGACCGAAGAGAATTATGCTAATAAAGGATATATAGCAAGACCAACTGATCAACGATTAAAATTTGCACTTTTGTTTCAGGATTATATGCCTAATATACCAAGTGTCAAATTGTATTTGAATTTAGTTTATAATACAGGATTACCTGGAGGTTCACCTTCGTATTCAGATCCGTATTTGTATCAAAATAGATTAAAAGATTACCGTCGAGCCGATGTTGGTTTCTCTAAAGTTTTTATTGATAATAATAGAGTTGCAAAAAGTAAACTTTTTAAAGAGTTTAAAGAATTGTCATTAGGATTTGAGATTTTTAATCTTTTTGATAATAAAAATGCGATTACAAATACTTGGGTTCGTGATGTGTATTCTAAAAATCAATATGCAATTCCTAATTATATGACTTCGAGAGTTTTTAATATAAAATTAACTGCTAGGTTATAA
- a CDS encoding ABC transporter ATP-binding protein gives MNNFKRIFPFIFPYKRYAYMNILFNILYALFSTLSFMALIPMIQVLFDQTKRNTTIPVYKGLWELKDYAENYLSYFITQATDNYGVGYTLSIMVAVIISIFLLKNLCDYLAMFFITFLRNGVLRDMRNAMYKKTLELPLSFFSEKRKGDVISRIAGDVNEVQTSFLAILELIVKEPLTIVFTIIAMLAISPQLTLFVFIFIPVSGYIISLIGKQLKKQSTKAQQEQGTFLSTIEETLGGLKVVKGYNSENYFNSVFQNSTQRFFKLSNSIGNRQNLASPASEFMGIMVIAILLWYGGQMVLIEKTLNGASFIAYMGLAYNILTPAKAISKASYGVKRGNAAAERVLEILDQENPITSKVDAIEKATFDSDITIKNINFKYEKENVLKDFSLQIKKGQTVALVGQSGSGKSTIANLLTRFYDVNEGSISIDNINIKDISLHSLRDLTGLVTQDSILFNDTIKANISLGKLDASDEEIIEALKIANAFEFVSELPLGIYTNIGDSGNKLSGGQKQRLSIARAVLKNPPIMILDEATSALDTESEKFVQVALDNMMQNRTSVVIAHRLSTIQKADLIVVMQKGKIVEQGTHENLIALNGTYNKLVTMQSFE, from the coding sequence ATGAATAATTTCAAAAGAATATTTCCTTTTATATTTCCTTATAAAAGATACGCATACATGAATATTTTATTTAATATTCTTTATGCCTTATTTAGCACGCTTTCGTTTATGGCATTAATTCCTATGATTCAGGTTTTATTTGACCAAACAAAAAGAAACACCACTATACCTGTTTACAAAGGGCTTTGGGAGTTGAAAGATTATGCTGAAAATTACTTAAGCTACTTCATCACACAAGCAACTGACAATTATGGTGTAGGATACACCCTATCTATAATGGTAGCTGTGATTATTTCGATATTTTTATTGAAAAACTTATGTGATTACCTCGCTATGTTTTTTATTACTTTCCTAAGAAATGGTGTTTTAAGAGATATGCGAAATGCGATGTACAAAAAAACACTTGAATTGCCTTTATCATTTTTCTCAGAAAAAAGAAAAGGTGATGTTATCTCTCGTATTGCAGGTGATGTTAACGAAGTACAAACTTCATTTCTTGCCATTCTAGAGCTTATCGTAAAAGAGCCTCTTACTATTGTATTTACAATTATTGCAATGCTTGCAATAAGCCCACAATTAACTCTTTTTGTTTTTATTTTCATTCCTGTTTCTGGGTATATAATATCATTGATAGGAAAACAATTAAAGAAACAATCAACAAAGGCTCAGCAAGAACAAGGAACATTTTTATCTACTATTGAAGAAACTTTAGGGGGATTAAAAGTGGTAAAAGGATACAACTCTGAAAATTATTTCAATAGTGTTTTCCAAAACTCTACTCAGCGTTTCTTTAAATTATCAAACAGCATTGGTAATCGCCAAAACCTAGCTTCTCCTGCGAGTGAATTTATGGGAATCATGGTAATCGCAATTTTACTTTGGTATGGTGGTCAAATGGTTCTAATTGAAAAGACATTAAACGGTGCTTCATTCATCGCTTATATGGGATTAGCTTACAATATCCTTACACCTGCAAAAGCGATCTCTAAAGCTTCTTACGGCGTAAAAAGAGGAAATGCAGCAGCAGAGCGTGTATTAGAAATTCTTGATCAAGAAAACCCTATTACAAGCAAAGTTGATGCTATCGAAAAAGCCACTTTTGACTCTGATATAACAATCAAGAATATCAACTTTAAATATGAAAAAGAGAATGTACTAAAAGACTTTTCTCTTCAAATAAAAAAAGGACAAACTGTTGCTCTAGTTGGACAATCTGGAAGTGGAAAAAGTACCATTGCCAATCTCCTTACTCGTTTTTATGATGTAAACGAAGGCTCTATTTCAATTGACAATATTAATATAAAAGACATTTCTTTACACTCACTTCGTGATTTAACGGGATTAGTAACTCAAGATAGCATCTTGTTTAACGACACCATTAAAGCGAATATTTCATTAGGAAAACTTGATGCTAGCGATGAGGAGATTATTGAAGCCCTAAAAATTGCTAATGCTTTTGAATTTGTAAGCGAGTTACCTCTTGGTATTTACACCAACATTGGAGACAGTGGAAACAAACTTTCAGGTGGACAAAAACAACGTTTATCTATTGCTCGCGCTGTTTTAAAGAATCCTCCTATTATGATTCTTGACGAAGCAACATCTGCATTGGATACTGAAAGCGAAAAATTTGTACAAGTAGCCCTTGATAACATGATGCAAAATCGCACTTCAGTTGTTATCGCACACCGTTTATCTACTATCCAAAAAGCAGATCTGATTGTGGTTATGCAAAAAGGCAAAATTGTTGAGCAAGGAACTCATGAAAACCTAATAGCTTTAAACGGAACATATAATAAATTGGTTACTATGCAGTCGTTTGAATAA
- a CDS encoding GlmU family protein, with protein MNYILFDGPVRNALLPFTFTRPVADILIGIMTIRQKWEMHLGSTTTTITEEYLSEKYPMVELEENVMINASFLPNYELAELVSDLKENQAIFKGDEVIAFYTSENQEEVDFDTYEIIQYNGNCITVEKTWDIFSKNDAAIREDFEFLTEDRKSQPIPKSVNTIAPENIFIEEGAKLEFVTLNASTGPIYIGKNAEIMEGSVIRGPFALCESGQVKMNAKVYGATTVGVGSRIGGEVKNSVLFANSNKGHDGFLGDSVLGEWCNIGADTNNSNLKNNYEEVKLWSYETEGFAKTGLQFCGLMMGDHSKCGINTMFNTGTVIGVSANIFGTGFPRNFVPSFSWGGAAGFTTYVTKKAFETARLVMGRRNIDFDEKEAAILEHIFEETKKWRKD; from the coding sequence ATGAATTACATTCTATTCGACGGGCCCGTCCGGAATGCCTTGTTGCCTTTTACGTTTACCCGACCTGTTGCCGATATTTTAATCGGAATAATGACGATACGTCAAAAATGGGAAATGCATTTAGGATCAACTACAACTACAATAACTGAGGAGTATCTATCAGAGAAATATCCAATGGTAGAGCTTGAGGAAAACGTAATGATAAATGCTTCGTTTTTGCCAAATTATGAACTAGCAGAGCTAGTTTCGGATTTAAAGGAAAATCAGGCTATCTTTAAAGGAGATGAAGTCATTGCTTTTTATACAAGCGAAAATCAAGAAGAAGTTGATTTTGATACCTATGAAATTATTCAGTACAATGGTAATTGTATAACGGTAGAGAAAACTTGGGATATTTTCTCAAAGAATGATGCTGCAATTCGCGAGGATTTTGAGTTTTTGACAGAAGACAGAAAGTCGCAACCAATTCCTAAAAGTGTCAATACTATCGCTCCCGAAAATATATTTATAGAAGAGGGTGCAAAACTTGAGTTTGTTACTTTGAATGCGTCTACAGGACCAATCTATATAGGTAAGAATGCCGAAATTATGGAAGGTTCAGTTATCCGTGGTCCTTTTGCTTTATGCGAAAGTGGGCAGGTTAAAATGAATGCCAAAGTTTACGGAGCTACAACGGTAGGGGTAGGTTCTAGAATAGGAGGGGAAGTTAAGAATTCGGTTCTTTTTGCAAATTCAAATAAAGGACATGATGGATTTCTGGGAGATTCAGTTTTAGGAGAATGGTGTAATATTGGAGCAGATACTAATAATTCGAATCTTAAAAATAACTATGAGGAGGTGAAATTGTGGAGTTATGAAACAGAAGGATTCGCTAAAACCGGACTTCAGTTTTGTGGTTTAATGATGGGAGATCATAGTAAATGTGGAATCAATACGATGTTTAATACAGGAACAGTAATAGGAGTAAGTGCTAATATTTTTGGTACAGGATTTCCTCGCAACTTTGTGCCAAGTTTTTCTTGGGGAGGAGCAGCTGGCTTTACAACCTATGTTACTAAAAAAGCTTTTGAAACAGCTCGATTAGTTATGGGGCGCAGAAATATTGATTTTGACGAAAAAGAAGCTGCAATTTTGGAGCACATTTTTGAAGAAACAAAAAAATGGCGTAAAGATTAA
- a CDS encoding PepSY-like domain-containing protein, with amino-acid sequence MRTKLNLVVCLIAGLIFGLSANAQKTVIKKSALPVNAQTFLKKHFAGQEPTYILEDKEILSKEYKVQFANNTQIEFDGKGNWKEADGKNAAIPATIVPIKITTYIKVNFPKTKVTKIEKESLGGYEVKLNNDLELKFNSKGEFIKISK; translated from the coding sequence ATGAGAACGAAATTAAACTTGGTAGTTTGCCTTATCGCAGGATTAATATTTGGACTTTCTGCTAATGCACAAAAAACTGTAATTAAAAAATCTGCATTACCAGTAAATGCACAAACTTTTTTGAAAAAACACTTCGCTGGACAAGAACCTACATACATCCTAGAAGACAAAGAAATCCTCTCTAAAGAGTACAAGGTTCAATTTGCAAATAATACTCAAATCGAATTTGACGGAAAAGGGAACTGGAAGGAAGCTGACGGAAAAAACGCTGCAATTCCAGCAACCATAGTCCCTATTAAAATTACTACTTATATAAAAGTCAATTTCCCTAAAACTAAAGTAACAAAAATAGAAAAAGAGTCTTTAGGTGGCTACGAGGTAAAATTAAATAATGACCTAGAACTAAAATTTAATTCTAAAGGAGAATTTATTAAGATTTCTAAATAA
- a CDS encoding phospho-sugar mutase, which translates to MNIAPNILTAVNEWLTPAFDNETQEAIKEMMTTSPKDLEESFYKNLEFGTGGMRGIMGVGSNRINKYTLGRNTQGLSDYMHKVFPNQTLKVAIAYDCRHNSNTLAKIVADVFSANGIHVYLFSDMRPTPELSFALKYLGCQCGIVLTASHNPPEYNGYKVYWEDGGQIVPPQDAEIIAMIESLDYAKIKFHANEKLIEYIDKEIDNAFIKSSIENASFNTPAKAKEDLQIVFTSLHGTSIKSIPPTLSQAGYTSVHIVPEQAVPNGDFPTVKSPNPEEPEALTMALVLADKTNSDIVVGTDPDCDRLGVAVRNNEGKMILLNGNQTMILMTSFLLQEWKKAGKINGKQFIGSTIVSTPMMMELATSYDVECKIGLTGFKWIAKMIKDFPELEFIGGGEESFGFMVGDAVRDKDAVAATLLICEMAAQAKANGSSVYKELLKLYVEHGFYKEHLVALTKKGIEGLEEINQMMINLRENPVKEIDGQRVIMVEDYQSSTALNLLSGEVSEMTIPKSNVLIYYTEDGSKICARPSGTEPKIKFYISVNTELHAVEDFDATEAILDKKIKNIITAMQLN; encoded by the coding sequence ATGAATATAGCACCAAACATTTTAACTGCTGTAAACGAATGGCTGACGCCAGCATTTGACAATGAAACACAAGAGGCGATTAAAGAGATGATGACAACATCACCTAAAGATCTTGAAGAAAGTTTTTATAAAAATTTAGAATTCGGTACTGGTGGAATGCGCGGTATTATGGGTGTTGGTAGCAACCGAATCAACAAATACACACTTGGAAGAAATACACAGGGACTTTCTGATTACATGCATAAGGTTTTCCCTAACCAAACTCTAAAAGTAGCAATCGCTTACGATTGCCGTCACAATAGCAACACTCTTGCTAAAATCGTTGCTGATGTTTTCTCTGCAAATGGAATTCATGTTTATTTATTTTCAGACATGCGTCCGACTCCAGAATTATCTTTTGCTCTTAAATATTTAGGTTGCCAATGTGGTATTGTACTTACTGCATCACACAATCCACCTGAATATAATGGATATAAAGTATATTGGGAAGACGGCGGGCAAATTGTTCCTCCTCAAGATGCAGAAATTATTGCCATGATTGAGAGCTTAGATTATGCTAAAATCAAATTTCATGCTAATGAGAAATTAATTGAATATATAGACAAAGAAATCGACAACGCTTTCATCAAGTCGTCTATTGAAAACGCTAGTTTTAATACTCCGGCTAAAGCTAAAGAAGATTTACAAATCGTTTTTACATCTTTACATGGAACTTCTATAAAATCAATCCCTCCTACTTTATCACAAGCGGGTTACACTAGTGTACATATTGTACCTGAGCAAGCTGTTCCAAATGGTGATTTCCCTACTGTAAAATCCCCTAATCCAGAAGAGCCTGAAGCACTAACAATGGCATTGGTATTGGCTGATAAAACAAATTCAGATATTGTTGTTGGTACTGACCCTGACTGTGATCGTCTAGGAGTTGCTGTTCGTAATAATGAAGGGAAAATGATTTTGCTAAACGGAAATCAAACCATGATATTAATGACTTCCTTCTTATTACAAGAATGGAAAAAAGCTGGCAAAATTAACGGAAAACAATTTATAGGATCAACTATTGTTTCGACTCCTATGATGATGGAACTTGCAACAAGCTATGATGTTGAATGCAAAATAGGCTTGACAGGATTTAAATGGATTGCCAAAATGATTAAAGATTTCCCTGAACTTGAATTTATAGGTGGTGGAGAAGAAAGTTTTGGTTTTATGGTTGGTGATGCTGTTCGTGATAAAGATGCCGTTGCTGCTACTTTATTAATTTGCGAAATGGCTGCTCAAGCAAAAGCAAACGGAAGTTCTGTTTACAAAGAACTCTTGAAGCTTTATGTTGAACACGGATTTTACAAAGAACATTTGGTTGCCTTAACAAAAAAAGGAATAGAAGGATTAGAAGAAATTAATCAAATGATGATTAATCTACGTGAAAACCCTGTAAAAGAAATAGACGGTCAAAGAGTAATAATGGTAGAAGATTACCAATCTTCTACAGCATTAAACTTATTGAGTGGTGAAGTATCTGAAATGACTATCCCTAAATCAAATGTGTTAATCTATTATACTGAAGATGGCTCTAAAATTTGCGCTAGACCAAGTGGAACAGAGCCAAAAATCAAATTTTACATTAGCGTAAATACTGAGTTGCATGCTGTAGAAGATTTTGATGCAACTGAAGCAATTTTAGATAAAAAGATAAAAAACATTATCACTGCAATGCAATTGAATTAA